The Virgibacillus sp. MSP4-1 genome has a segment encoding these proteins:
- a CDS encoding GntR family transcriptional regulator, whose translation MPIPANYAKHARQSAKEYAFTQIQQWIIDGTLLPGEKLNDKELADALGVSRTPIRESLQLLEVRGFVKMYPGKATQVTEIEREAIKDLLPPLAALQSLAAELAIDQMTTDQLAQLEAINERFAQAIHSNNSYAALNVDEEFHQLIVDIANNPYIQSSLESLQAHVHRHFFYNSIILTEESIDEHKSIIHLMKQGDKEKAAAIMKENWLRTLPRSFSK comes from the coding sequence ATGCCCATACCTGCAAACTATGCCAAACATGCTCGTCAGTCTGCGAAGGAATATGCGTTTACACAGATTCAGCAGTGGATTATTGATGGTACGCTGCTTCCAGGTGAAAAGCTAAATGATAAAGAACTGGCAGATGCATTAGGAGTTAGCCGGACGCCGATACGAGAATCCTTGCAGCTCCTGGAAGTACGGGGATTTGTCAAAATGTATCCGGGGAAGGCGACACAGGTAACCGAAATTGAACGGGAGGCCATTAAAGATTTGCTCCCGCCACTGGCCGCATTACAGTCACTAGCCGCAGAACTGGCGATTGACCAAATGACAACCGATCAGCTTGCCCAGCTTGAAGCCATTAATGAACGTTTCGCACAAGCTATCCACTCCAATAACAGCTATGCAGCGCTGAATGTTGATGAAGAATTTCACCAGCTGATTGTTGATATCGCAAACAACCCTTATATCCAAAGCAGTCTCGAGTCTTTGCAGGCGCATGTTCACAGACATTTTTTCTATAACTCTATCATTCTGACGGAAGAATCCATTGATGAACACAAGTCGATTATTCACCTGATGAAACAAGGTGACAAAGAGAAAGCTGCAGCCATTATGAAAGAAAACTGGCTTCGAACCCTGCCAAGGAGTTTCAGCAAATAA
- a CDS encoding AMP-binding protein, whose protein sequence is MSLLNQTIGELLEKEAMEHPDREAVVYPEKGLRWSYQQLDELSTEAAKGFMSLGIEKGENIAIWADNQPEWILSQFASGKMGAVLVTVNTNYQATELEYQLKQSDTTTLILTESYKDTSYIDILNEVCPELKHSEKGKLKSSKLPNLKNIIVISDRSYDGCYTWKEVMEKGLSVTDESLLERKDSLHDDEVINMQYTSGTTGFPKGVMLSHYNIVNNGKQVAERMNLTGEDRLCIPVPLFHCFGCVMGTLASVSQGATMVMVEHFDAEKVLRAVDQEKCTALHGVPTMFIGELNHPSFDQYDLSHLRTGIMAGSNCPIEVMRSVMDKMGISEITIAYGQTESSPVITQSKTDDPIELRVSTVGKAQPNVEVKIVDPATNETLPPNTPGELCARGYLVMKGYYNNEEATKNTIDKDGWLHTGDIGIKDENGYVEITGRIKDIVIRGGENIYPREIEEFLYTHPDVLDVQVIGIPDEKYGEEIMAWIIPKEDSSVTEEEVREFCQGKISRHKIPRYIKFTDEYPMTASGKVQKFKLRERAR, encoded by the coding sequence ATGTCATTACTAAACCAAACGATTGGTGAACTACTCGAAAAGGAGGCCATGGAACATCCGGATCGGGAAGCCGTCGTGTATCCTGAGAAAGGTTTAAGGTGGTCGTATCAACAGTTGGATGAGTTATCCACCGAGGCTGCCAAAGGTTTTATGTCTCTAGGGATTGAGAAGGGAGAGAATATCGCAATTTGGGCGGATAACCAGCCTGAATGGATTTTATCCCAGTTTGCTTCGGGGAAAATGGGGGCGGTTTTGGTAACCGTAAATACGAATTACCAGGCGACTGAACTGGAATATCAGCTTAAGCAATCGGACACTACGACTCTGATTTTGACAGAGTCCTATAAGGATACTTCCTATATTGATATTCTTAATGAAGTTTGTCCGGAGTTGAAGCATAGTGAGAAGGGGAAATTGAAATCAAGCAAACTGCCAAACTTAAAAAATATCATCGTGATCAGTGATCGAAGCTATGACGGCTGCTATACCTGGAAGGAAGTCATGGAAAAGGGGCTGTCCGTTACGGATGAGAGCCTTTTGGAACGGAAGGACAGTTTGCACGATGATGAAGTGATTAATATGCAGTATACCTCAGGCACGACCGGTTTCCCGAAAGGTGTCATGCTGTCCCATTACAATATTGTCAATAATGGGAAACAAGTGGCCGAACGTATGAATTTAACCGGAGAGGACCGCTTATGCATTCCTGTTCCTCTTTTCCACTGTTTCGGCTGTGTGATGGGGACGTTAGCCTCTGTATCCCAGGGGGCAACAATGGTCATGGTCGAGCATTTTGATGCAGAAAAAGTTTTACGAGCGGTCGATCAGGAAAAATGTACCGCATTACATGGCGTTCCAACAATGTTTATTGGCGAGCTCAATCATCCTTCCTTTGATCAATACGATTTGAGTCATTTACGCACCGGTATCATGGCCGGATCCAATTGCCCGATTGAGGTCATGCGCTCGGTCATGGACAAGATGGGCATTTCGGAAATCACCATCGCTTACGGGCAGACTGAATCCTCCCCAGTAATAACCCAATCCAAAACAGATGATCCTATTGAACTCAGAGTAAGTACAGTCGGGAAGGCCCAGCCGAATGTGGAAGTCAAAATTGTCGATCCTGCTACGAATGAAACACTGCCTCCTAATACACCCGGCGAGCTTTGTGCGAGAGGCTATCTGGTGATGAAAGGCTATTACAACAATGAAGAAGCGACGAAAAACACCATTGATAAGGATGGCTGGCTCCATACCGGGGACATCGGCATCAAGGATGAAAATGGCTATGTGGAAATTACAGGGCGGATCAAGGACATCGTGATCCGCGGCGGTGAAAATATTTATCCAAGAGAAATTGAAGAGTTCCTGTACACACACCCCGACGTTCTCGATGTTCAGGTTATTGGAATCCCCGATGAAAAATACGGCGAGGAAATAATGGCATGGATTATTCCTAAAGAAGACTCAAGCGTAACAGAGGAAGAGGTTCGTGAATTTTGTCAGGGAAAAATTTCAAGACACAAAATCCCGAGATACATCAAATTTACAGATGAATACCCAATGACAGCCAGCGGAAAAGTACAAAAATTCAAGCTGCGGGAAAGAGCGAGATAG
- the panF gene encoding sodium/pantothenate symporter, with protein sequence MNWGVMIPLLIFVIIVFLIGIWSNRKMAGSSSFLSDYFIGSREFGGLVLAMTMVATYGSASSFLGGPGAAYSMGLGWVLLAMTQVATGYFVLLILGKKFAIMARRYKAVTLIDFLKGRYNSKTVVILSAVSIIVFLFSAMAAQWVGGAHLIQSLTGLSYVSALFIFSISVLLYVTIGGFRAVALTDTIQGIVMFLGTLILLIAVVAAGGGLNNIFSDLMAENPNLVTPYGQDGQLSSFYVSSFWILVGVGVVALPQVAVRAMSYKNSKSMHRALLIGTVVVGFIMLNMHLIGVFARPVLPGIDVADQVIPLIALEVLPPWLAGIILAAPLAAMMSTVDSLLLLVSSSVVKDLYINYVKPDATEKRIRKISMGVTGIIGVIAFLLSIHPPELLIFLNLFAFGGLEAAFIWPLVLGLYWKSANKYGAITSMIAGIGSYIGIHFYNEANGNLLGVHTVTIPVVASLVVFIIVVHVTTRILSNDI encoded by the coding sequence ATGAACTGGGGAGTTATGATTCCATTGCTTATATTTGTGATTATTGTTTTTCTGATAGGGATTTGGTCCAATCGGAAAATGGCGGGATCTTCATCCTTTCTAAGTGATTATTTTATTGGCAGTCGTGAATTCGGCGGGCTTGTCCTGGCCATGACGATGGTGGCTACCTATGGAAGTGCGTCGAGTTTCCTGGGTGGACCGGGGGCTGCGTATTCGATGGGTCTTGGCTGGGTGCTGCTGGCGATGACTCAGGTGGCGACCGGATATTTTGTTCTATTAATTCTGGGGAAAAAGTTCGCGATCATGGCCAGACGCTACAAGGCTGTTACATTAATCGACTTTTTGAAAGGGAGATACAATAGCAAAACCGTTGTTATTCTGTCGGCTGTAAGCATTATTGTTTTTTTATTTTCCGCTATGGCTGCACAGTGGGTTGGCGGGGCCCATTTGATTCAATCCCTCACAGGCCTGTCCTATGTCTCGGCTTTATTTATTTTTTCTATATCAGTTTTACTATATGTCACCATTGGCGGTTTTCGGGCCGTAGCTTTAACGGATACGATTCAGGGGATTGTTATGTTTCTCGGAACTTTAATTTTACTGATAGCGGTTGTCGCTGCCGGTGGGGGTCTGAATAACATTTTTTCGGATTTAATGGCGGAAAATCCAAATTTAGTGACTCCGTATGGACAAGACGGTCAGCTCAGCTCCTTTTATGTATCTTCATTCTGGATTCTCGTTGGAGTCGGTGTCGTCGCCTTGCCACAAGTAGCTGTACGGGCAATGTCCTATAAAAACTCGAAGTCGATGCACCGCGCGTTGCTGATTGGAACCGTGGTTGTCGGGTTTATCATGTTAAATATGCATTTAATCGGTGTCTTTGCCCGTCCGGTACTGCCCGGGATTGATGTGGCCGATCAGGTAATCCCGCTCATTGCTCTTGAGGTATTACCGCCGTGGCTGGCCGGGATTATATTGGCAGCGCCTTTAGCAGCCATGATGTCCACCGTTGACTCCCTGCTTCTATTGGTCAGTTCATCGGTTGTCAAAGATTTATATATTAATTATGTGAAACCGGACGCAACAGAAAAACGAATCAGGAAAATCAGTATGGGGGTCACGGGCATCATTGGGGTGATTGCCTTTCTATTATCCATTCATCCACCAGAGCTGCTCATCTTCCTCAACCTATTTGCATTCGGAGGTTTAGAAGCTGCGTTTATCTGGCCGCTCGTTCTGGGCCTTTACTGGAAGTCCGCCAACAAATATGGAGCCATAACATCCATGATTGCCGGAATCGGCTCTTATATAGGTATTCACTTTTACAATGAAGCCAATGGCAATCTATTAGGAGTACATACCGTTACAATTCCGGTGGTTGCATCGCTGGTGGTATTTATTATAGTGGTGCATGTCACGACCCGAATTTTGTCGAATGATATATAA
- a CDS encoding YhdT family protein, which translates to MNQNKPLTRNQKFKIAHREALIGCALALFNFIWWYGFAYGLGSVSPDEYTYVFGFPSWFFYSCILGFIVMVLLVWAVVKFVLKEVSFDEEDEDREEERSS; encoded by the coding sequence ATGAATCAAAACAAACCTTTAACCCGGAACCAGAAATTCAAAATTGCCCATCGCGAGGCTCTCATCGGATGTGCTCTGGCTTTATTTAACTTCATCTGGTGGTATGGGTTCGCGTATGGTTTGGGATCAGTTTCCCCGGATGAATATACATATGTTTTTGGCTTTCCGTCCTGGTTTTTTTACAGCTGTATCCTGGGATTTATCGTAATGGTTCTGCTAGTTTGGGCTGTTGTGAAGTTTGTCCTTAAGGAAGTTTCCTTTGATGAAGAAGATGAGGATAGGGAGGAGGAGAGGTCCTCATGA